A segment of the Streptomyces sp. NBC_00376 genome:
GCAGGGCCCGCGCGAACCCGTCCGCCTGCTCGGGCCTGACCCCCGGCACGGCCAGCAGCTGCCAGGGGTCCACGCGCAGGGCGTCGGCCGCCTGCGCCCCGAGGGTTTCGGCCGCCGGTCCCGCCAGCGCCGCCGGAGCCCCGCCGTCGGCCAGCACGGCGGCGGTCGCGGCGACGGCCTGCGGCGAGGCGCTCTGCGGCGCCCGCGCCGGTTCGGGGGCGCGGGGGCGGGCCGGAGCGGGCTCGGGTGCGGTCCGGCGGGGGGCGGCGGGTGCGGGCGAGTCGAAGAACGAGGTGGCCGACTGCTCGCCGCTCTCCACCGCGCGCACGGCCGCCAGCAGGTCTGCCGCCTTGCCGCTCAGCTTCCCCCCAGCGGCGATGGGGCCCGCCTTCTCGGCCTTGCGCTTCTCGATCCGCTCCTGGAGCTCACGCTGGGCGGCGAGCTCGGCCTCGGCCTCGGAGAGCTGCGCGGGGGCGGCGTCCGCCCCGTCCCCGGCGCCGTCGGCCGTGTCCTCCGCGGCCTCGGCCGGCTCGGCCGGTCCGTCGTCCGTCGTCCCGTCCGCGGAGTCGTCGGGGCCGTCGGAGTCGTCGGCTCCGTCCGGCCCGTCGTGCGTCGCTTCGGCCGCGGCTCCGGCCGGTTCGCCGTCCGCCGCATCGTCGGGTCCGCCGTCCGTCGCTTCGGCCGGTCCGCCGGTGCCGGGGGCCGGCTCCGTGTCGCCCGCCCCGGTGGGCCCGGGGGCGCCGCCCTCCGTCTCCGTCCCGTCCCCGGTGGACGGGGCGGGCACGTCGGCGGAGGGGGGCGCGACGACGGCGTCGTCGGCGGCCGGGGAGCCGGGGGTTTCCCCCCGGGGAAGCGCAGTCACAGCGTGCTCCAGTCCTGGTCGGGATAGCGGTGCACGGGCGCCGACACATCGTCGAGCGCCTGGCAGATCTCGTCAGGAAGACTAAGCGCCTCCACTGACAACGCCTCCGTGAGCTGCTGCGCATTGCGCGCGCCGACGATCGGGGCCACCACGCCGGGCCGGTCCCGCACCCAGGCGAGAGCCACCTGGAGCGGCGTCGTGGCCAGCCCGTCCGCAGCCGTCGCCACCGCGTCCACCACGCGGCTCGCGGCCTCGTCGAGATACGGCTCGACGAACGGGGCCAGCAGCTCCGAGGCACCGCGCGAGTCCGCGGGAGTGCCCGACCGGTACTTCCCGGTGAGGACCCCGCGGCCCAGCGGGGAGGAGGGCAGCAGCCCGACACCGAGATCGAGGGCGGCGGGCAGCACCTCCCGCTCCACCCCCCGCTGCAACAGCGAGTACTCCATCTGCGTGCTCGCCAGCCGGGTGCGCACCCCGGGCGAGGCGAGCTGCCAGGTCGCCGCCTTGGCCAGCTGCCAGCCGCAGAAGTTCGACACCCCCGCGTACCGGGCACGCCCGCTGGACACCGCCAGATCCACTGCCTGAAGGGTCTCCTCCAGCGGGGTCCCCGGGTCGAAGGCGTGGATCTGCCACAGATCCACGTGGTCCGTGCCGAGCCGTTCCAGGGAGGCGTCCAGCGCGGCCAGCAGATGCCCGCGCGATCCGTCGAACCGGCGGTAGGGATCGGCCACGCTGCCGGCCTTCGTCGCGATGACCAGATCGTGCCGTGGCACCAGGCCGCCGACGAGTTGCCCGAGCAGATACTCGGCCTCCCCGCCGCCGTACACATCGGCCGTGTCGACCAGCGTGCCGCCCGCCTCCCAGAAGGCCTTCAGCTGTTCGGCGGCGTCGTGCTCATCGGTGTCCCGGCCCCAGGTGAGGGTGCCGAGCCCGATCCGGGACACTCG
Coding sequences within it:
- a CDS encoding aldo/keto reductase — encoded protein: MEQRHLGRTGLRVSRIGLGTLTWGRDTDEHDAAEQLKAFWEAGGTLVDTADVYGGGEAEYLLGQLVGGLVPRHDLVIATKAGSVADPYRRFDGSRGHLLAALDASLERLGTDHVDLWQIHAFDPGTPLEETLQAVDLAVSSGRARYAGVSNFCGWQLAKAATWQLASPGVRTRLASTQMEYSLLQRGVEREVLPAALDLGVGLLPSSPLGRGVLTGKYRSGTPADSRGASELLAPFVEPYLDEAASRVVDAVATAADGLATTPLQVALAWVRDRPGVVAPIVGARNAQQLTEALSVEALSLPDEICQALDDVSAPVHRYPDQDWSTL